The Klebsiella quasivariicola region TAGGCGATGCCGAAGCTGGAAATCAGCGCCATGATGTCGTAGGTCGCTTTCACCGGGTACAGCATTTTATCGCGCCAGACCTCACCAAACAGGCTGCTCATCATATCGGCATAGCCGGGGATCGGCAGGTAGGCGAAAATCAAAAAAAACGAACCAATCAGCATAAACGGCATATTCAGAATGATGCCGTCGCGCACCGACAGGACGTGCTTTTGCCCGGCGATTTTCAGCGCTGCCGGCATGACGTAACGTTCAATCCAGCTTGTATTCGACATGGTGTGCTCCCGAGGGGAAATAGCAGTCAGTTAAATTGCGTCAGCCATTGACGGTTGATCGTTAACACTTCATCCAGCAGCGCCTGGGCATCGGTGACGTTACCCACCAGCGGGTTGGTCACCAGCGCCAGCAGCGCGCTCTCGCGGCAGCCGTGTACCGCGGCTTCGATTGTCAGCCGTTCAAAAGCTTTCACCTGCTGGGTCAGGCCGTTCATCGCCGGCGGCAGCGGGCCGAACGCCAGCGGCCGCGCCCCTTGCGCATCGATAATGCTGTTGGTTTCCACCACCGCATCATCATCCAGGCCGTGGATTGCGCCATTGTTGCGGGTGTTTACCACCATCTCCGTGCCCAGGTTGTTGTGGATCGCGTTGATCAGTTCAACGGCCACCTCCGAGTAGTAGGCGCCGCCGCGAAAGCTCAGCTGCTCTGGTTTTTCTTCCAGCCCAGGATCGGCGTACAGCGCAAACAGCTCCTGCTCGACTTTCATCACCTGCTCGGCGCGGGTGCCTTTGGTTTTCGCTGCGGCAATCTCTTCCGCCAGCATCGCCGGCGTCAGCCAGAAATAACGATGATAAGGGCACGGAATCGCCTTCAGCGCGCGGAGGAATTCCGCCGGCCACGGCAGTTCCTTAATGTTGTTCATCGACAGCACCTTACCGTCGCAGAGCATATCGATCACTTTGCCGGTGACATCCTCGCGCCCCAGCAGCACCTTATGCACCCAGACCATATGGTTGAGCCCGGCAAAGCGCAGTTTCACTTCAGACTCCTGCGCGCCCAGCATGCCGACGATCATGTGCTGCATGTTGATCGGCACGTTGCACAGGCCGATGATCTTCGCCTTGCTGTAGCGGCTGACCGCCTCGGTGACGATCCCCGCCGGATTGGTAAAGTTGAGAATGAACGCTTCCGGCGCCAGTTGTTCCACTTTGCGCGCAACATCGAGGATCACCGGGATCGTCCGCAGCGCCTTGGCGAACCCGCCGACGCCGGTGGTCTCCTGGCCCAGCAGGTGATACTTGAGCCCCAGCCGCTCATCGGCGGCGCGCGCCGCCAGTTGCCCGACGCGTAGCTGCGTCAGCACAAAGCTGGCGCCGCGGATCGCCTCGTCGAGCGTAAAGTGGACGCTGACCGCCACCTGCTCCAGCCCTTTATGTTTCAACATCCGCCGGGTAAACGCGGCAATGATCTCCACCTTTTCCCGGCCGGATTCGACATCCACCAGCGCCAGTTCGGTGACTGGAAGCTGTTCATAACGAACGATAATCCCTTCAATAAGCTCCGGCGTATAGCTGCTGCCGCCGCCGATCACGGCGATTTTCAGTGCTTGCATAGTGACCTCTGTTCGCATTTTTCGGCATGCAGATCGCCGCGCGCGATCGCCAGGACCGCACGTGAGGGTGATAAAAAACGGGATTAGAAAATTAGCGTTCGAGAAGGGCCAGCGCTTTATCCAGCACCGCGGCGCCGCGCATCATGCCGTAGTCGGCCATATCGATCACCGCTACCGCTTTGCCCTGCGGCGCCGCCAGCGCGGTCAGGCGCCCGGCTTCGTATTTGACCTGCGGCCCGAGGAGGATGACGTCGGCGTTTGGCAATTCGCGTTCAAATTCCGCCACCGCGACCGCATAGATTTCCAGCGCCAGCGCGCGCTGCTGGGCTTCTGCTTTCATTTTATTCACCAGCATGCTGGTCGACATGCCTGCGGCACAACAGAGTACGATTCGTGGCATTGCGCTTCCCCTTTATGTGTTATCGCTTCAGCCCTCAGGGCCTGGACGACTATATTGTTAATATTGTGTGATAGTGAAGGCTATATGAAAATAATTTTCACCGATGTGATCGAGGCTCAATTTTTGCGCATTTTTACCGCCAGGGTGCTATCCGTCACCGCGCTGACCATAGGAAATAACGGGCATGAGTGCTATAAAGAGAGATAATCGATAAGTGAAAAATATTTTCAAAGCCGGATTCTGCCAAAGGGAACATGAGGATGGATATCGTAGGTCAGCTGCAGGAAGGAATGCGCCGCTTCAGCGCCCAGGAGTCGCGCGTCGCCACCTTTATTCTGCAAAATCTAAGCTTTACCGCCAGCGCCTCCATTGACGAGCTGGCCGCCAGCGCTGGCGTTAGTCCGGCGACCATCACCCGCTTCGCCCGCTCGGTAGGCTGCGATGATATTCGCGATTTACGTAAACAGCTGGCGCAGGCCAGCGAACGGCGCGCCAGCTGGCTTACGCCGGATAGCGCCGCCCTGCCCGTCGCCTGGCGCGACAAACTTAGCAGCCTCGGCGTTAGCCTAACCCGTCAGCTCGGCCATACTGCGGAAGCGGCGGTGGAAAAGTGTAAATCGCGCCTGCTGAGCGCCCGAGCGGTACACTGCTTCGCCCTTGGCGCGCAGGACGTGGCGCTGGCGGCCCTGCTCCAGCATCAGCTGCTGCCGTCCGGCATCGCGATTAATCTCTGCCAGGATGCGGCGCTGATGAGGCTGACCGCCAGTACCCTCAACGACGATCATCTGCTGCTGGTGCTGGCCACCGCCGAGGCCAACACCGTGTTGCAAAGCGCCACCCTGCAGGCGCGTACGCAGGGCGTGACCATTATTGCTCTGACACCGGAACAGCATGCGCTTGGCGATATGGCCAGCGCCATCCTTCCGTTGCCCGCTGACCCCCAGCTGGCCCGCTATGCCCTGCTACTGCTGGTCGATCTGCTTAACGATACATTGATTGCCTGAATGTTCTGCCCGTTCCATTATTGAATGGGCCCAATTTTTGCTTATATTTTAAACACCTAAATTTACATTTATCGCCAGCGCCCATCAT contains the following coding sequences:
- a CDS encoding 6-phospho-beta-glucosidase, whose protein sequence is MQALKIAVIGGGSSYTPELIEGIIVRYEQLPVTELALVDVESGREKVEIIAAFTRRMLKHKGLEQVAVSVHFTLDEAIRGASFVLTQLRVGQLAARAADERLGLKYHLLGQETTGVGGFAKALRTIPVILDVARKVEQLAPEAFILNFTNPAGIVTEAVSRYSKAKIIGLCNVPINMQHMIVGMLGAQESEVKLRFAGLNHMVWVHKVLLGREDVTGKVIDMLCDGKVLSMNNIKELPWPAEFLRALKAIPCPYHRYFWLTPAMLAEEIAAAKTKGTRAEQVMKVEQELFALYADPGLEEKPEQLSFRGGAYYSEVAVELINAIHNNLGTEMVVNTRNNGAIHGLDDDAVVETNSIIDAQGARPLAFGPLPPAMNGLTQQVKAFERLTIEAAVHGCRESALLALVTNPLVGNVTDAQALLDEVLTINRQWLTQFN
- a CDS encoding PTS sugar transporter subunit IIB, with product MLVNKMKAEAQQRALALEIYAVAVAEFERELPNADVILLGPQVKYEAGRLTALAAPQGKAVAVIDMADYGMMRGAAVLDKALALLER
- a CDS encoding MurR/RpiR family transcriptional regulator → MDIVGQLQEGMRRFSAQESRVATFILQNLSFTASASIDELAASAGVSPATITRFARSVGCDDIRDLRKQLAQASERRASWLTPDSAALPVAWRDKLSSLGVSLTRQLGHTAEAAVEKCKSRLLSARAVHCFALGAQDVALAALLQHQLLPSGIAINLCQDAALMRLTASTLNDDHLLLVLATAEANTVLQSATLQARTQGVTIIALTPEQHALGDMASAILPLPADPQLARYALLLLVDLLNDTLIA